Genomic window (Candidatus Zixiibacteriota bacterium):
CGGAAGATCGGGGAGAGCCCTTGTTGGGACCGCGAGGATGACGACATCCACTGCTCTGGCGGCATCGACGACAGTTACGGGTCGTGCGCCGATCTCGGTCGCCAACGCCGTCAGGCTCTGGGGACCTCTAGAGTTTGCGATTGAGACTCGATGACCAAGTGCGGCGAGGTGGCGCGCAAGTATTTGTCCCATGCTCCCCGCTCCGATGATTCCGATTTTCATGTAGATTGTCCTCTACTTTCGCTGACAGAGCCAGGCATTTCGAATCTTGGATTTGTAGAGTGTCACCGGTACAGCCATTCCTTACCATGTCGGGTTCGCATCAATCGCAAATTCTTCAATCGGTCCGCCGGGGGACAGATTGGGTTCAGCTCGCAGGATCCATCACCTTCCTACGAAACAGAGGTCTGATCCGTACATCAACTCGACAGTTTAGTGCCGCAGCAATCCGCTGCAGCATCGACAACGAATGCCCCTGATAATCTGAATCCTCCAACTGGCAGATCACAGACGCCGACGTACCGACCATCTTCGCCAGTTCTCGCTGTGTCAGGCCCGCTTTGGTGCGGAGATCGTATATAGCTTGGGCAATATCCATGTTGACGCGCTCCTGCTCGAGCCGTGCACGTGCCTTAGGGTCGGGGCCAATGTAGCGGTCATACAGATACTTCAGTGTCTTCGATTGTGGTTTTCTGGCCGTCATATCATTACTCCAGTCTGGAAGTATGTCGTGAAGGAGAGGATTGGAATCTGATTTTTCGATCTATCGCACGACTAATCTCCCGCGTCGGAACTCTTGCTTCTTGCTTGGAGAATCCGTGCGAGACGATTACTACGGACGCACCCTGAAAGAAGTACAACATCCGATAGTTGACTCCGAGGTGCTTTGCCCTGAGTTCATAGATTCCCTCGCCCAAGGTGTCCGTCAGCGGTCGGCGAAGATCGAGTCCGAACTCTTCCAACCGCGAAAGCCGAGCGAAGCAGATTGCTCGCGCGCTTGCTGTCAGCCCCTCGAGCCATTCTAAGAGCGGGACTGTGCCATCGTCTTCACGAAAGAGGATCAAGTCAGCTCTTGGCACTCATCCCCTCCCATGTTCGTAATTTTACGAACAACATTCGTCATCTGTTTGAGCTTTCCTTTCTAACGGATTTCTAACAAAACACGCCAAAGCGCTACAAAAAACGACAAAACACCAGACAGGGCAACTCCAGCTAACATATTGCTGGAGTTGCCCTTTGGTGTCTGGTGTTGTCTGCTGGCTTACGATCAGAAACGGCTCATACTCCGAAGGTCGGAGGTTTCCTTCGACTCCGCTCAGGACTTCGCAAATCCTGCCCCCGCTACCAATTCTGAAGACAATCCCTCTGTAGTGTGCTCCGAGATCCAATTCCGCCGTAACCGGATGGGACATCCGACACTTGGCGTACGAAACCGCTACTGAAGCCGTCGGTTCTAAGTCGGGTGCGTGGCGCTGGCGCGTCGAAACAACACCGCAGATAAGCCAAACAAGGCGACGAAGTACGTATTCAGAATTAACACACCCACCACACCCATGAGTGCTTCCGTGGAGTTGACTGCGGGCTTCTTGATAATCATCGCAATCACGGGGACCAGCGCTTGAGCGAGCGCCGTTGCAAACAACGCGCGTGCCATTCCATTCGGCCGGAAACGCGCGATGAGGGCGCCGAAGAATCCGACGAGGGGCACGGCGAAATACATCGTGTTGACGGGGTTGTCCTCCGACCCGATCAGCCCGACGGCCAGATTCAGCCAGAAGAGGATGAGTGCTGTCACAACCGCAACACCAACGGCGGCCCGGTACACGCTATTGCCTGTCATTCTTGCTCCCAGCTCATACGCGAGGCCAGTGCCGGCCAGGAGGACGCCAGCGACAACGAAATCAAAGAGGGTCCAGTCCACTTCATCGGTGAACTGCATCGCGATCAAAGGCACAAGCAGAATGGCCGTTATCGCGAGCACAATGCCGATGAGTCTTTTGTTTCGCATCGTAGTAACCGTCATCCTTTCTCGAATCATTCCTGCGGACGTTTCGACGAACATCCAGAGCGCGCAGCCGAACAATCCTC
Coding sequences:
- a CDS encoding helix-turn-helix transcriptional regulator, which gives rise to MTARKPQSKTLKYLYDRYIGPDPKARARLEQERVNMDIAQAIYDLRTKAGLTQRELAKMVGTSASVICQLEDSDYQGHSLSMLQRIAAALNCRVDVRIRPLFRRKVMDPAS
- a CDS encoding type II toxin-antitoxin system RelE/ParE family toxin, which produces MPRADLILFREDDGTVPLLEWLEGLTASARAICFARLSRLEEFGLDLRRPLTDTLGEGIYELRAKHLGVNYRMLYFFQGASVVIVSHGFSKQEARVPTREISRAIDRKIRFQSSPSRHTSRLE